DNA sequence from the Ischnura elegans chromosome 8, ioIscEleg1.1, whole genome shotgun sequence genome:
GACTGCAGTGACTTTTCAAAAGAATGGAGTGCTGTAATGCGTACTGATCCAATTGCttcaaataatcaaaaataataataataaaagttgaGCTAgcatcagtgctgtagttgggccggtacgacGTACTCCCTATAATCACaatcgttataagcgtaccggttaaaatacctccgcggccggatgtataatacatgttcagcagttggaatttttggtgactACCGCCTATTTttttcaactacagcactggCTAGCAAGATTTGTCGGTCCCTATATTCTGCATTGACCTTAACTTTATcctttaaacattatttttacagCATAAAGAAATCAGGCTAATGTCTGGAATGATGAATGGCGAAGAACTATCGTAAAAGTTACTACGCTAGGTTTGATGCTTGCTGGGTGAGTTATTACGAAAGATATTGGTgatgtaaaattattaaataaaaaccaaaattatgtatttttaatatttttattatatttttaaaatataacggACAAAATTAGTTGTATATTGTCGGTAAAGCCTCTGAACTTCGAAATTAACCAATACTCATTTCAAATTTACCGCTTAAACTTACTGAACGTTCGTTTATTCGGCAACAAAAGTAATTAGTTGTCCGCATTCAGGCTAAGCAAATAACaaactgaaatatttcaaaaatgttggATCATCATGGAAGAGTTAGTTTATATGcgtttttttccacatttatcaTCACTATAGTTCTTATTTTGGCAAAGACTACGGAATCTGTTGATATCTTGATCGAATATTGTTGGTTGCTGCTCTCAGGCTATTATGTTgcaattaatacatttatttgtatatttctcAGTGGCACAACCTTTAAGGTAGTGTTTAAGCTTCTTTTGCAAAGTGTCAGATTAGTCTTTATTGCAAGATATAGTGTAATAAATCAATCATTCATTTAGGTTGCGGTACGTGCTGCATTTTTGGGTATGGTGTTTGCAGTTGGTCTTTTTGCATCTTCTTTGGCTCCAGAGGCTTGGCATGTCTTCGGATGGTAAATGTCTGAGTCTAGTTTAAACTTTGTGACTGCTGATGCGAGAAGATTGTGTGGTAATTACATATTCTCATTTACCTACGTAGGTACCTGTGCTTCCTGTCTTTCTTCCATTATTCGGAGTACTTAACCACAGCTGCAGTGAACCCCCGCAAATTATCTTTGGACTCATTTTTGTTGAATCACAGTCCTGAGTATGGAATCGCAATCGTTGCTAGCTGGATTGAATTTTTGGTGGAGATGTGGCTCTTTCCAGGTAACTTTTGTCAATCCTCCTTTACGTGTGATGGTTGAAAATTTCCTTGCAATTGACTCTCGGTTGATTTTTTTGGCCAAGTAAAGTTTTGATTGACTAACTAGAGCAATTCCAATAGAATTAggtgattgttttttttccatttgaaagtATGATCCTGCTTAAAGGAGTATGGAGTAGTAGATCTTATGCATTgccatttctatttaattaaaacTCTTGAGGTATGTTCTATAAATAaccatttataaaatgaaaattgtgaaTAACTCCAATGTGAGCAACATATCaagctcttttttttttaaccctgcTTTCTGTTTGTGTTCCACccttgttttccattttttctctttctttgtggttaaattcattcttttattGCGTTTTATTGGTACATATTTATGTGGGTTGTGGTTTGAATGGCAGGTGTTTTGTTTCAAAGTGATAGCTATGAGTTACTGGTCGTCTCTTGTCTGTTTTCTAATTCTAATCTTTCTTTTTGGAGTGCATGTTTGCATGGAATAccaagtataatttgttagaataGTTTCAGATGCTGATTCATGGGAAACATGGAATAAAACGCCTGAAAAATCCTCGTACTGTTGCAttaggtattattttttcttcgagaTTCAACATCATCATTTCTTGTCTCTCTTTggacaataaaattcaattttcaaccaCATCTTCGAATAATTCCATACATGGTATATAATCTTATAACTACACTTGAAATAATTTGAAGGTAGCATATTTTATATCAATACTATTTTGCACCAGTTTTGGTGTATAAATCAGTTCCTTACTTTGTGTGATTATTGTTAAGCTAGGATATGATATCCACAATGGGcatagtccagtacaagctcctaGTGCTCTGAAGCGTTGGGAATaagtccagtagaagctacaaaagctcccgtacGTCACGCGTGACATCACTATGTTCGCTTCTCTCTGGCTACAAACGCTCGTGCGAAATAGGTGGGTGAGCTGGAGCGAACTGGTTTTCAGCgtgaatttgaacgggaaggaaggcaaaaaaaatggtgttcataacaattgtggaaaTGGAACAGGAAATGTGGTGGGGTTCTAGTATGATGTTCTCAGTGCCGCTCTTAACCCTTTCTTGCTGAACGTCGGGTGAAGCCGACAGTCATTTTCATACGTAGAAGACTTAACATTGGGTATAGCTGTcatggatttttcaacgcaaacgacCGTATGTCGGCTCTAGTTgacacgagggaagggaagtgaccgccgAGGTAGCAATTTtgggatgcattcaggcccggcctgagactcagcttagcgagtccttaggggcACTCCCAATAGGGGCAATAAAGCCTGACCCtccaactcatttatgatcatcctcaccgcaggaatccattgcgaagtggttatattgtcaatagtttttgcaatgatatatttggttgcattctacaattttttatactttggaatgaattcttcgttttcttctgtgcgtaagcaatttttaaacgaaacttCCGGACTTACAGTCTTATTACCTAGTATTTAccaactttgttgttattaacactATAAATCTGTGtgaaattccacaatgcttaaaaaatgtttgtaattcttttagaagagtaaattattgaaaatcaaataaaaatttggtttaaaaaaatacgggttacacaataagttgaccgtggactcatgctaagatagggttagagggtgtacTCCAGAGGCCAGCCGACccccattgagttgggtcccaaatctgagggtcAAAAATGCCTGGATAACTCCACCCCCAGAAAAAGCTCCGCAAAGATGGTTTCAAACATTCGTATGCTACTCGTAGCGCAGAAAACATTTTCCTATATGTAGTAGGCACGAGCAGGAAAGGGCTAAAGATACCCTACCTGAATAGGTCTCTGAACAactatttaggtaaagacgtttctgaaaagtaggtgtaattatttagctaaaagttataacaatatggctgtaaagtcatctatttttttattatgagcatttaaaatacctcttacaagccatcaaggaaaaacatAATTCGCACcgctgccatcttgaatgacgtcagctcatgcaatagtgttgttcttaaccaccttgacggtgcacattattgaagtttacagcggagatattgtggttattacaccgtatttttcgtgtcgtagttattcctcgatatgccgcagcgtatagcttcaagtactgcattgtgcctaagtgcagaaatacgactagatatgctccaaataaatattttcatacggtcgcCCAACACGTAGAACAaagattggttcggatgagaaagtgccgacgaatgtgaatgaatgaaaaaaattaattctaacattaacgcattgtttatcagatttgacacaatcctatacctactcatcttcaccagtggaaagttttttcacttgctggctttatccacttcgaggggatctatgtccgacactttttgaaa
Encoded proteins:
- the LOC124163253 gene encoding protein-S-isoprenylcysteine O-methyltransferase; the encoded protein is MLDHHGRVSLYAFFSTFIITIVLILAKTTESVDILIEYCWLLLSGYYVAINTFICIFLSGTTFKVAVRAAFLGMVFAVGLFASSLAPEAWHVFGWYLCFLSFFHYSEYLTTAAVNPRKLSLDSFLLNHSPEYGIAIVASWIEFLVEMWLFPGMKLFLWTWISPIGLLVCLGGETLRKMAMLTARTNFNHVVQSVKEEGHCLVTNGIYHYCRHPSYVGWFYWAIGTQLILVNPLCAVAYTLASWRFFRDRVIVEEVTLLNFFGEDYYRYQKEVRTGLPFIQGYKLDL